The Sphingomonas sp. KR3-1 genome contains a region encoding:
- a CDS encoding UDP-glucose/GDP-mannose dehydrogenase family protein, which translates to MRIAMIGTGYVGLVSGACFSDFGHEVVCVDKDARKIELLHQGVMPIYEPGLDALVASNVKAGRLSFTTDLAEGVKGADAVFIAVGTPSRRGDGHADLSYVFAAAREIAENLTGPAVIVTKSTVPVGTGDEVERIMREVASGAGAKVVSNPEFLREGAAIEDFKRPDRVVVGTDDEDAREVMRAIYRPLSLNQNAPILFTGRRTSELIKYAANAFLAVKITFINEIADLCEEVGADVQEVARGIGMDNRIGGKFLHAGPGYGGSCFPKDTLALLKTAGDNETPLRIVEATVQVNDARKRAMGRKVIKAMGGDVRGKTVGILGLTFKPNTDDMRDAPSLSIVAALEDAGATVKAYDPEGFEQARPLLPNVEFSESAYAAADGADALVIVTEWDAFRALDLGRIKSLLKTPLLVDLRNIYPPVDAERAGLTLVGVGKPHRG; encoded by the coding sequence TTGCGCATTGCGATGATCGGCACGGGCTATGTCGGCCTGGTTTCCGGTGCCTGTTTCTCGGACTTCGGCCATGAGGTGGTCTGCGTCGACAAGGATGCGCGCAAAATCGAACTGCTCCACCAGGGCGTGATGCCGATCTATGAGCCCGGGCTCGATGCGCTGGTCGCCTCCAACGTGAAGGCCGGCCGCCTCTCGTTCACCACCGACCTGGCAGAGGGGGTCAAGGGCGCCGACGCGGTGTTCATCGCGGTGGGCACGCCGAGCCGCCGCGGCGACGGCCATGCCGATTTGAGCTACGTCTTCGCCGCAGCGCGCGAGATCGCCGAGAACCTGACCGGCCCTGCCGTGATCGTCACCAAGTCGACCGTGCCGGTGGGCACCGGCGACGAAGTCGAGCGGATCATGCGCGAAGTCGCCTCGGGCGCCGGCGCGAAGGTCGTCTCCAACCCCGAATTCCTGCGCGAAGGCGCCGCGATCGAGGACTTCAAGCGCCCCGATCGCGTCGTCGTCGGCACCGATGACGAAGATGCCCGCGAAGTGATGCGCGCGATCTACCGCCCGCTCTCGCTCAACCAGAACGCGCCGATCCTGTTCACCGGCCGCCGCACCAGCGAACTGATCAAGTATGCGGCGAACGCGTTCCTCGCGGTGAAGATCACCTTCATCAACGAGATTGCCGACCTGTGCGAGGAAGTCGGCGCCGACGTGCAGGAAGTCGCGCGCGGCATCGGCATGGACAACCGCATCGGCGGCAAGTTCCTCCACGCCGGCCCCGGCTATGGCGGCTCGTGCTTCCCCAAGGACACGCTGGCGCTGCTGAAGACCGCGGGCGACAACGAGACTCCGCTGCGCATCGTTGAGGCCACCGTGCAGGTGAACGACGCCCGCAAGCGCGCGATGGGCCGCAAGGTGATCAAGGCGATGGGCGGCGACGTGCGCGGCAAGACCGTCGGCATCCTCGGCCTCACCTTCAAGCCCAACACCGACGACATGCGCGACGCGCCGAGCCTCTCGATCGTCGCTGCGCTGGAGGATGCCGGCGCCACGGTGAAGGCCTATGATCCCGAGGGCTTCGAGCAGGCGCGGCCGCTGCTGCCGAACGTCGAGTTCAGCGAGAGCGCCTATGCCGCGGCGGACGGCGCCGATGCGCTGGTGATCGTCACCGAGTGGGACGCGTTCCGCGCGCTCGACCTCGGCCGGATCAAGTCGCTGCTCAAGACGCCGCTGCTCGTCGACCTGCGCAACATCTATCCGCCCGTCGATGCGGAGCGCGCCGGCCTGACCTTGGTCGGCGTCGGCAAGCCGCACCGCGGCTGA
- a CDS encoding DUF3617 family protein codes for MDKRALLLVGALALAGCQSAAERQAAATGEVDVQNASMKEVSGLTKAARSKPLMQPGTWESGTQLLSADFAPGANYDAQMASAKQAVRHAVKCQTASDLAPIDISNLEKVAGSCTFPRYVQKGGKVDIEIQCTQANGSRTRLVYTGTMAKQGYDVTVDQKTGEKGSADYAAVRLRVYGKRIGLCQGKAAG; via the coding sequence ATGGACAAGCGTGCCCTCCTGCTCGTCGGCGCCCTGGCGCTGGCCGGTTGCCAGAGCGCGGCCGAGCGTCAGGCTGCCGCCACTGGCGAGGTCGATGTGCAGAACGCGTCGATGAAGGAAGTCTCCGGCCTCACCAAGGCGGCGCGCTCCAAGCCGCTGATGCAGCCCGGCACCTGGGAATCGGGCACGCAGCTCCTCTCCGCCGATTTCGCTCCCGGCGCCAATTATGATGCGCAGATGGCATCGGCGAAGCAGGCCGTGCGCCATGCCGTGAAGTGCCAGACCGCGTCGGATCTCGCGCCGATCGATATCTCCAATCTCGAGAAGGTCGCGGGCAGCTGCACCTTCCCGCGCTATGTCCAGAAGGGCGGCAAGGTCGATATCGAGATCCAGTGCACCCAGGCGAACGGCAGCAGGACCCGGCTCGTCTACACCGGCACCATGGCCAAGCAGGGCTATGACGTGACCGTCGATCAGAAGACCGGCGAGAAGGGCAGCGCGGACTATGCCGCAGTCCGGCTGCGCGTCTATGGCAAGCGGATCGGCCTCTGTCAGGGCAAGGCCGCGGGCTGA
- a CDS encoding ATP-binding protein has protein sequence MKRQSIVVPIVLLVIAAALIATTTQFVVMFNGPPPGPGFGPLPLTRLAEALRSGQVPPSAANKVVLTRGSADEFGRADEQPLPARDAAIARMVGVPVARIHGLYQFPARDPEEDLRGSFTVALEMPDGWLIASSGQRPSFTQWHMRRLGAMLVTLAILSLLAWAVTRRISRPIRDLAGAAKRVRLGARQPIPHKGPREVHELARALDSMQERILHEAENRSAMLGAIAHDLGTPLSRIAFWVERLPDDSRLRAEADIEEMRAMLKAALSFTRDGRDGAPHDKLDLGSLIESLVDDLYTAGSPVSVEAGPRAVVRGDSAALRRLFSNLIQNAVRYGERARLGWSLHEGKVDVLVEDDGPGFDLARAEALFAPFVRGEASRNRETGGTGLGLAIVRSIAEAHGGEVMLENRPGGGGRVRVQLPA, from the coding sequence GTGAAGCGTCAGTCGATTGTCGTTCCCATTGTCCTGCTGGTGATCGCCGCGGCACTGATCGCGACGACGACGCAGTTCGTGGTGATGTTCAATGGCCCGCCGCCCGGCCCGGGCTTCGGCCCGCTGCCGCTTACCCGCCTGGCGGAGGCGCTGCGCAGCGGCCAGGTGCCGCCGAGCGCGGCGAACAAGGTGGTGCTGACCCGCGGCTCCGCCGACGAGTTCGGTCGCGCCGACGAGCAGCCACTGCCCGCGCGCGATGCCGCGATCGCCCGGATGGTGGGCGTGCCGGTGGCGCGCATCCACGGGCTCTACCAATTCCCGGCGCGTGATCCCGAGGAGGATCTGCGCGGCAGCTTCACCGTGGCGCTGGAGATGCCTGACGGCTGGCTGATCGCGTCGAGCGGCCAGCGCCCCTCCTTCACCCAGTGGCATATGCGCCGGCTGGGCGCGATGCTGGTCACGCTGGCGATCCTCTCGCTGCTTGCCTGGGCAGTGACGCGGCGGATCTCGCGCCCGATCCGCGACCTGGCCGGCGCGGCGAAGCGCGTGCGGCTCGGCGCGCGCCAGCCGATCCCGCACAAGGGCCCGCGCGAAGTGCACGAGCTCGCCCGCGCGCTCGATTCGATGCAGGAACGCATCCTCCACGAGGCGGAGAACCGCAGCGCGATGCTCGGCGCGATCGCGCACGACCTGGGCACCCCGCTCTCGCGCATCGCCTTCTGGGTGGAGCGCCTGCCCGACGATTCCCGGCTGCGCGCCGAGGCGGACATCGAGGAAATGCGCGCGATGCTGAAGGCCGCGCTGAGCTTCACGCGCGACGGGCGCGACGGCGCGCCGCACGACAAGCTCGACCTGGGCAGCCTGATCGAGAGCCTGGTCGACGATCTCTACACTGCGGGATCGCCGGTGAGCGTCGAGGCCGGCCCACGCGCGGTGGTGCGCGGCGACAGCGCGGCGCTGCGCCGGCTGTTCTCCAACCTGATCCAGAACGCCGTGCGCTATGGCGAGCGCGCGCGGCTCGGCTGGAGCCTGCACGAAGGCAAGGTCGACGTGCTGGTGGAGGATGACGGACCCGGCTTCGACCTGGCGCGCGCCGAGGCGCTGTTCGCTCCGTTCGTGCGCGGCGAGGCGTCGCGCAACCGGGAAACGGGCGGTACCGGGCTGGGCCTGGCGATCGTCCGCTCGATCGCCGAAGCGCATGGCGGCGAGGTGATGCTGGAGAATCGCCCTGGCGGCGGCGGGCGCGTGCGGGTCCAGCTGCCGGCCTGA
- a CDS encoding response regulator, producing MNILFIEDDPMNRRVVKDMLDVAGATMAEASWAEEGLAMLDAESFDVVLVDLRMPGMDGFETITRIRARTDEKAELPIIVVTADTAVDLRERCMAVGADDVLFKPVAMDALFDSIGRVLAIRGGGGMIL from the coding sequence ATGAACATCCTCTTCATCGAGGACGACCCGATGAACCGTCGGGTCGTGAAGGACATGCTCGACGTTGCGGGGGCGACGATGGCCGAGGCCAGCTGGGCCGAGGAAGGCCTGGCCATGCTCGACGCCGAGAGCTTCGATGTGGTGCTGGTCGACCTGCGCATGCCCGGCATGGACGGGTTCGAGACGATCACCCGCATCCGCGCGCGCACCGACGAGAAGGCCGAGCTGCCGATCATCGTGGTGACCGCCGACACCGCGGTCGACCTGCGCGAGCGCTGCATGGCGGTCGGCGCCGACGACGTGCTGTTCAAGCCGGTGGCGATGGACGCGCTGTTCGATTCGATCGGCCGCGTGCTCGCGATCCGCGGCGGCGGGGGCATGATCCTCTAG
- a CDS encoding GGDEF domain-containing phosphodiesterase → MARRITALVPDVRISAASRSVVEIAFERDTPEAAADEIEQIRKGFLRSIDLDGEPYQLQMHFGVSAAPSVEDDEVLLAEAAESALEQAREEGRVVMLDLTRADLAFDKLTLMRELPRAIANGEMFLQYQPKVHVRRQEIASAEALVRWQHPTRGLILPGDFISVAEQAGEISTLTLWTLRQVIEDQRQLRADGFDLLLFVNISGQLLADAAFVNEVCEMLAATDAKLGFEITETAVIRDPESAIRHLQFFADSGVTLAIDDYGAGLSSLAYLKKLPAKELKIDKMFVMQLTSSNRDPLIVRSTIDLAHALEMEVTAEGVETPSALALLSVMGCDMVQGFLISRPLGLDAFRKFMADEGHLDNANGPASFVRPESFWKRA, encoded by the coding sequence GTGGCGCGGCGAATCACGGCGCTGGTGCCCGATGTCCGTATTTCGGCGGCGAGCCGCTCGGTAGTCGAGATCGCCTTCGAGCGGGACACGCCCGAGGCGGCGGCCGACGAGATCGAACAGATCCGCAAGGGCTTCCTGCGCAGCATCGATCTCGATGGCGAGCCCTATCAGCTCCAGATGCATTTCGGCGTCTCCGCCGCGCCCTCGGTCGAAGACGACGAAGTCTTGCTCGCCGAGGCTGCCGAATCCGCGCTGGAGCAGGCGCGCGAGGAGGGCCGGGTGGTGATGCTTGACCTCACCCGCGCCGATCTCGCATTCGACAAGCTTACCTTGATGCGCGAGCTGCCGCGGGCGATCGCCAATGGCGAGATGTTCCTGCAATATCAGCCCAAGGTGCATGTCCGCCGCCAGGAGATCGCCAGTGCCGAGGCGCTGGTCCGCTGGCAGCATCCCACCCGCGGACTGATCCTGCCGGGCGACTTCATTTCGGTAGCGGAACAGGCCGGCGAGATCTCGACGCTGACCTTGTGGACGCTGCGCCAGGTGATCGAGGATCAGCGTCAGCTGCGCGCCGATGGTTTCGACCTGCTACTCTTCGTCAACATCTCGGGCCAGCTCCTCGCCGACGCCGCCTTCGTCAATGAAGTGTGCGAGATGCTGGCCGCGACCGACGCCAAGCTGGGCTTCGAGATCACCGAGACCGCGGTGATCCGCGATCCCGAGAGCGCGATCCGTCACCTCCAGTTCTTCGCCGACAGCGGGGTCACGCTCGCGATCGACGATTATGGCGCCGGGCTCTCCTCGCTCGCCTATCTCAAGAAGCTGCCCGCCAAGGAGCTCAAGATCGACAAGATGTTCGTGATGCAGCTCACCAGCAGCAATCGCGATCCGCTGATCGTGCGCTCGACGATCGATCTCGCCCATGCGCTGGAGATGGAAGTCACCGCCGAGGGCGTCGAGACGCCGTCCGCGCTGGCGCTGCTCAGCGTGATGGGTTGCGACATGGTCCAGGGCTTCCTGATCTCGCGTCCGCTCGGCCTTGATGCATTCCGCAAGTTCATGGCGGACGAGGGTCATCTCGACAACGCGAACGGCCCGGCGTCGTTCGTCCGGCCCGAGAGCTTCTGGAAGCGCGCCTGA
- a CDS encoding FKBP-type peptidyl-prolyl cis-trans isomerase, which translates to MSVTAVPLQPVKRSYKVWLWAGLVLAIAIAVALAWTGTQYLTEEQFLNWNKSQSGVQTTASGLQYKVLTPGSGPNAAEGDGAALMIHGVLHDGKEFQPETPMRMQVGQPMIPGFTEGVKLMKKGSKYRFWVPPSLGYGAPGAPPSPLAKRVLIFDVEMSELVPAQMLQQMMMQQQMMQQQQGGGGAPGGPPQGAPEGQ; encoded by the coding sequence ATGTCCGTGACCGCCGTTCCGCTCCAGCCCGTCAAGCGCAGCTACAAGGTCTGGCTCTGGGCCGGTCTGGTGTTGGCGATCGCGATTGCGGTCGCTCTGGCCTGGACGGGTACGCAGTATCTCACGGAAGAGCAGTTCCTGAACTGGAACAAGAGCCAGTCGGGCGTTCAGACCACGGCTTCGGGGCTCCAGTACAAGGTGCTGACCCCGGGTTCGGGCCCGAACGCCGCCGAGGGCGACGGTGCGGCGCTGATGATCCACGGCGTGCTGCACGACGGCAAGGAATTCCAGCCCGAGACGCCGATGCGCATGCAGGTCGGCCAGCCGATGATCCCCGGGTTCACCGAGGGCGTGAAGCTGATGAAGAAGGGGTCCAAGTACCGCTTCTGGGTGCCGCCGAGCCTCGGCTATGGCGCGCCGGGTGCCCCGCCGAGCCCGCTTGCCAAGCGCGTGCTGATCTTCGACGTCGAGATGTCGGAACTGGTCCCCGCGCAGATGCTGCAGCAGATGATGATGCAGCAGCAGATGATGCAGCAGCAACAGGGCGGTGGTGGTGCTCCGGGTGGCCCGCCGCAGGGCGCTCCCGAGGGCCAGTAA
- the rpsU gene encoding 30S ribosomal protein S21, with protein sequence MQIIVRDNNVDQALRALKKKLQREGVYREMKLRRHYEKPSEKRARERAAAVRRARKLERKRMERDSAR encoded by the coding sequence ATGCAGATCATCGTTCGCGACAATAACGTCGACCAGGCACTGCGCGCACTCAAGAAGAAGCTGCAGCGTGAGGGCGTGTATCGCGAGATGAAGCTCCGCCGTCACTACGAGAAGCCCAGCGAGAAGCGTGCTCGCGAGCGTGCCGCCGCGGTTCGCCGTGCGCGCAAGCTCGAGCGCAAGCGCATGGAGCGCGACAGCGCCCGGTGA
- a CDS encoding ATP-binding protein codes for MRALLHACLIPAALLVAVPAFAQAPASAPPEFSPAIAGEIQAAKESMMSDQAEALRHAAAIDKLAQALPDQRQRALAHATARWLAGEAHLRNDEPAKAQPLLADGLAAIQSIQEPIKLRGDLLMSQGTLFMARDQAVRALDSYQNAFRIFGEVKEPRSQAIALQNIASLYNAANDNARAEQYFRQAADIYDGDPVLSLSLHNNRGNVLFAMDRNVEAGVEYEAAIRIARQLGKPVLEARILSNYARSQVVLKHFDVADKLIARGFELLKGADADLLHRHLLATAAVLASERGDDGRAVRLIREAFAGFDLAKTSVEFRNDHLYAYEIFNRAGATRDALEHLKAAKRLGDEASKVATTTGAALMAAKFNYAEQQNRILQLQAQEAERRGRYLLIMFLLIGAATVIVMAALGWGLVTIRRSRNQVRAANVVLGETNTALEKALKAKTEFLATTSHEIRTPLNGILGMTQVMLSDPKLEAPIRERIGIVHGAGVTMRALVDDILDVAKMETGNLAVEAAPMDLCAMLTEVTRLWEEQARAKGLSFRLELSHAPHWIVSDAARMRQVVFNLLSNAIKFTEKGGVTLRAVAEGEGDTRRLKLVIQDTGIGIPAAKFEEIFESFRQVDTSTTRRFGGTGLGLAICRNLARALGGDIRVESEDGQGSRFILDLPYIPAEAPEAVAASEVTGGTDLVVLDKNPIARSMLRTLLEPRVTRLRFAGSVAEAVTMLDAGGVTQLLADEATLKAEADGPAAALRILRAAGKDTAHFILWLKPDPETLDELIAASGGTVIEKPVTGAALINAIITLAEANSKAGGSDPLVSRAA; via the coding sequence ATGCGCGCGCTGCTCCACGCCTGCCTGATCCCGGCCGCGCTGCTCGTCGCGGTCCCGGCGTTCGCCCAGGCGCCGGCCAGCGCGCCGCCCGAATTCTCGCCGGCGATCGCGGGCGAGATCCAGGCCGCCAAGGAAAGCATGATGAGCGATCAGGCGGAGGCGCTGCGGCACGCCGCCGCGATCGACAAGCTGGCCCAGGCGCTGCCCGATCAGCGGCAGCGCGCGCTCGCCCATGCCACGGCGCGCTGGCTCGCCGGCGAGGCGCATCTGCGCAACGACGAGCCCGCCAAGGCGCAGCCGCTGCTCGCCGACGGGCTTGCCGCGATCCAGTCGATCCAGGAACCGATCAAGCTGCGCGGCGACCTGCTGATGTCGCAGGGCACGCTGTTCATGGCGCGCGACCAGGCGGTGCGCGCGCTCGACAGCTATCAGAACGCCTTCCGGATATTCGGCGAGGTCAAGGAACCGCGCAGCCAGGCGATCGCCCTGCAGAACATCGCCTCGCTCTACAACGCGGCCAACGACAATGCCCGCGCCGAGCAATATTTCCGCCAGGCCGCCGACATCTATGACGGCGATCCGGTGCTCTCGCTCTCGCTCCACAACAATCGCGGCAACGTGCTGTTCGCGATGGACCGCAATGTCGAAGCCGGGGTGGAGTATGAAGCGGCGATCCGCATCGCGCGCCAGCTGGGCAAGCCTGTGCTCGAAGCGCGCATCCTCAGCAATTATGCGCGCAGCCAGGTCGTGCTCAAGCATTTCGACGTTGCCGACAAGCTGATCGCGCGCGGCTTCGAGCTGCTGAAGGGCGCGGACGCCGACCTGCTGCACCGCCATCTCCTCGCGACCGCGGCCGTGCTCGCCTCCGAGCGCGGGGACGATGGCCGGGCGGTGCGCCTGATCCGCGAAGCGTTCGCTGGCTTCGACCTCGCGAAGACCTCGGTCGAGTTCCGCAACGATCATTTGTACGCCTATGAGATCTTCAATCGTGCCGGCGCGACGCGCGATGCGCTCGAGCACCTGAAGGCGGCCAAGCGGCTGGGCGACGAGGCCTCCAAGGTCGCGACCACCACCGGCGCCGCGCTGATGGCGGCCAAGTTCAACTATGCCGAGCAGCAGAACCGCATCCTGCAGCTCCAGGCGCAGGAAGCCGAGCGCCGGGGCCGCTACCTGCTGATCATGTTCCTGCTGATCGGCGCGGCGACGGTGATCGTCATGGCCGCGCTCGGCTGGGGCCTCGTCACGATCCGCCGCAGCCGCAACCAGGTGCGCGCCGCCAACGTGGTGCTCGGCGAGACCAACACCGCGCTCGAAAAGGCGCTCAAGGCCAAGACCGAGTTCCTGGCGACCACCAGCCACGAGATCCGCACCCCGCTGAACGGCATCCTCGGCATGACTCAGGTCATGCTCTCGGATCCGAAGCTGGAGGCGCCGATCCGGGAGCGGATCGGCATCGTGCACGGCGCCGGCGTCACCATGCGGGCGCTGGTCGACGACATTCTCGACGTCGCGAAGATGGAGACCGGCAATCTCGCGGTCGAGGCGGCGCCGATGGACCTGTGCGCGATGCTCACCGAAGTCACCCGGCTCTGGGAAGAGCAGGCGCGTGCCAAGGGGCTCAGCTTCAGGCTCGAGCTCAGCCACGCCCCGCACTGGATCGTCAGCGATGCCGCGCGCATGCGCCAGGTGGTGTTCAACCTGCTCTCGAACGCGATCAAGTTCACCGAGAAGGGCGGCGTCACGCTACGTGCAGTCGCCGAGGGCGAGGGCGACACGCGCCGGCTCAAGCTCGTCATCCAGGATACCGGCATCGGCATCCCCGCGGCCAAGTTCGAAGAGATCTTCGAAAGCTTCCGCCAGGTCGATACCAGCACGACCCGCCGCTTCGGCGGCACCGGCCTAGGCCTCGCCATCTGCCGCAACCTCGCCCGGGCGCTCGGCGGCGACATCCGGGTGGAGAGCGAAGACGGCCAGGGCTCGCGCTTCATCCTCGACCTGCCCTATATCCCCGCCGAGGCGCCCGAGGCGGTGGCCGCGAGCGAAGTGACCGGCGGGACCGACCTGGTGGTGCTCGACAAGAACCCCATCGCCCGCTCGATGCTGCGCACTCTGCTCGAGCCGCGCGTCACCCGGCTGCGCTTCGCCGGCAGCGTCGCCGAGGCCGTGACGATGCTCGATGCCGGTGGTGTCACCCAGCTGCTTGCCGACGAAGCGACGCTCAAGGCGGAGGCCGATGGGCCCGCAGCGGCGCTCCGCATCCTGCGCGCCGCCGGAAAAGACACGGCGCATTTCATCCTGTGGCTGAAGCCCGATCCGGAGACGCTTGATGAGCTGATTGCCGCAAGTGGCGGCACAGTCATCGAAAAACCCGTTACCGGCGCGGCGCTCATTAATGCTATCATTACGCTTGCGGAAGCAAATTCGAAAGCGGGCGGCAGCGATCCGCTTGTATCTCGGGCGGCGTAG
- a CDS encoding response regulator transcription factor: MQQAAIALALDQEPRLLIVDDDPGIRELTAAFLSQHGYAVDTASGGTEMRTLTARHDYALIVLDVMMPGEDGLAILRSMDRETGPAVILHSVIGEDIDRIVGLEMGADDYIPKPANPRELLARIRSVLRRSQGDRGAPATLPTRAFLRFAGWRLDPVARQLWDPDDVIINLSDGEFRLLLALVERPRRVLTRDMLLDFSRGPQAEHFDRAIDVQMSRLRKKLARPGSEDLIRTIRNEGYMFVTEVTTK, encoded by the coding sequence ATGCAACAAGCTGCTATAGCCCTGGCCTTGGACCAAGAACCCCGCCTTCTCATCGTCGATGACGATCCCGGCATCCGCGAGCTGACCGCGGCGTTCCTCTCGCAGCACGGCTATGCCGTCGACACCGCCTCGGGCGGCACCGAGATGCGCACGCTCACCGCGCGGCACGACTATGCGCTGATCGTGCTCGACGTGATGATGCCGGGCGAGGACGGGCTCGCCATCCTGCGCTCGATGGATCGCGAGACCGGGCCGGCGGTGATCCTCCATTCGGTGATCGGCGAGGATATCGACCGGATCGTCGGGCTCGAGATGGGCGCCGACGACTATATCCCCAAGCCGGCCAACCCGCGCGAGCTGCTCGCCCGCATCCGCTCGGTGCTGCGCCGCAGCCAGGGCGACCGCGGCGCGCCCGCCACCCTGCCCACCCGCGCCTTCCTGCGCTTCGCCGGCTGGCGGCTCGATCCCGTGGCGCGCCAGCTCTGGGATCCGGACGATGTGATCATCAACCTGAGCGACGGCGAATTCCGGCTGCTGCTCGCGCTGGTCGAGCGCCCGCGCCGCGTGCTGACCCGCGACATGCTGCTCGACTTCTCGCGCGGCCCCCAGGCCGAGCATTTCGACCGGGCGATCGACGTGCAGATGAGCCGGCTGCGCAAGAAGCTCGCCCGCCCCGGCTCCGAAGACCTGATCCGCACGATCCGCAACGAAGGCTATATGTTCGTCACCGAGGTGACGACCAAGTGA
- a CDS encoding MFS transporter: MTSIDVGAPPRPAPPHRLRSILGGSAGNLVEWYDWYAYAVLASYLAPHYFPKGASQDISAWIVFAIGFFMRPIGGWLMGIYGDRRGRKAGLTLSVTLMCAGSLLIALTPSYAEIGVAATVALVAARLLQGLSLGGEYGASATYLSEMAGRKHRGFFSSFQYVTLISGQLVALVVLLVLQAAMSEADLKAWGWRIPFAVGGILALGVFWLRRRLAETESYAKRDTGKQSSALALFREHPREAVVVMLLTAGGTLAFYAYTIYPIAFLKKTAGFSDSATTQVNAAALFVFMAIQPLAGALSDRIGRKPLMIGFGVLGTLLSYPIFVAMEGARDALTAFLLMTGALVIVTGYTSINAVVKAELFPAHIRTLGVALPYALANALFGGTAPTVALWFKQEGWERGFYWYVTAMIAVSLVTYLRMRDTAKHSQILEN, encoded by the coding sequence ATGACGAGCATCGATGTAGGCGCCCCGCCTCGACCTGCCCCGCCCCACCGCCTGCGCTCGATCCTGGGAGGATCGGCGGGCAACCTGGTCGAATGGTATGACTGGTATGCCTATGCGGTGCTGGCGAGCTATCTCGCGCCGCATTATTTCCCCAAGGGCGCCAGCCAGGACATCAGCGCCTGGATCGTCTTCGCGATCGGCTTCTTCATGCGGCCGATCGGCGGCTGGCTGATGGGCATCTATGGCGACCGGCGCGGGCGCAAGGCGGGGCTGACCCTGTCGGTGACGCTGATGTGCGCCGGCTCGCTGCTGATCGCGCTGACCCCGAGCTATGCCGAGATCGGCGTGGCGGCGACGGTGGCGCTGGTAGCGGCGCGGCTGCTTCAGGGACTGAGCCTGGGCGGCGAATATGGCGCGAGCGCCACCTATCTTTCCGAAATGGCGGGCAGGAAGCACCGCGGCTTCTTTTCCAGCTTCCAGTATGTCACGCTCATCTCTGGCCAGCTCGTCGCGCTGGTCGTGCTGCTCGTGCTCCAGGCAGCGATGAGCGAAGCGGACCTCAAGGCATGGGGCTGGCGCATCCCCTTCGCGGTGGGCGGGATACTCGCGCTCGGCGTATTCTGGCTCCGGCGGCGGCTCGCCGAGACCGAGAGCTATGCGAAGCGCGACACGGGCAAGCAATCGAGCGCGCTGGCGCTGTTCCGCGAGCATCCGCGCGAGGCGGTGGTGGTGATGCTGCTCACCGCGGGCGGCACCCTCGCCTTCTACGCCTATACGATCTACCCGATCGCGTTCCTCAAGAAGACTGCGGGCTTCTCGGACAGCGCGACGACGCAGGTGAATGCCGCGGCGCTTTTCGTGTTCATGGCGATCCAGCCGCTCGCCGGCGCGCTGTCCGACCGGATCGGGCGCAAGCCGCTGATGATCGGCTTCGGCGTGCTGGGGACGCTGCTGAGCTATCCGATCTTCGTCGCGATGGAGGGCGCGCGCGACGCACTGACCGCCTTCCTGCTGATGACCGGGGCACTGGTGATCGTCACCGGCTACACCTCGATCAACGCGGTGGTGAAGGCCGAACTGTTCCCCGCGCACATCCGCACATTGGGGGTGGCACTGCCCTATGCGCTGGCCAATGCGTTGTTCGGCGGCACCGCGCCGACGGTGGCGCTATGGTTCAAGCAGGAGGGCTGGGAGCGCGGCTTCTACTGGTACGTCACGGCGATGATCGCGGTGTCGCTGGTCACCTATCTGCGCATGCGGGACACTGCGAAACATTCGCAAATCCTCGAGAATTGA